The Syngnathus typhle isolate RoL2023-S1 ecotype Sweden linkage group LG3, RoL_Styp_1.0, whole genome shotgun sequence genome window below encodes:
- the LOC133150823 gene encoding caspase-6-like isoform X3 — protein MQRRKRTAPVAMDHTTVTDSKNLCVQNLTETDAFRSESLLDPAEEYKMEYRRRGQALIFNQERFFWRLGMNDRHGTNADRYNLEIRLKELNFEVKVYENYKNEEVLEIIHKAAEDNHSDVDCFVLVFLSHGEDEHVYTYDGKISIQHITSLFKGDQCPSLVGKPKIFIWQACRGDKHDEPVLACDSVDSELKTSEVVVDASAVHTLPAGADFIMCYSVAEGYYSHRDTVNGSWYIQDLCELLRKYGDSLEFTELLTLVNRKVSARSVWVSKDRDSIGKKQVPCFASMLTKKLFFRPKK, from the exons ATGCAGAGAAGGAAACGCA CAGCGCCTGTTGCCATGGACCATACGACCGTCACAGACAGCAAGA aTCTATGCGTCCAGAATCTTACGGAGACGGATGCTTTCAGAAG CGAATCGCTTTTGGACCCCGCCGAGGAATACAAGATGGAATACAGACGACGAGGCCAGGCGCTCATTTTTAATCAGGAACGCTTCTTCTGGCGCCTCGGCATGAACGACCGGCACGGGACCAACGCTGACCGCTACAACCTGGAGATCAG GCTGAAGGAACTCAACTTTGAGGTGAAAGTTTACGAAAACTACAAAAACGAGGAAGTCCTGGAGATAATCCATAAAG CCGCCGAGGATAACCACTCGGATGTCGATTGCTTCGTGCTCGTTTTCCTGAGCCACGGCGAGGACGAGCACGTGTACACCTACGACGGCAAGATCAGCATCCAGCACATCACGTCGCTCTTCAAAGGAGACCAGTGCCCAAGCCTGGTCGGGAAGCCCAAAATCTTCATTTGGCAG GCGTGTCGCGGGGATAAACACGATGAGCCCGTGCTGGCTTGTGACTCCGTAGACAGCGAGTTGAAGACCAGCGAGGTGGTTGTCGACGCCAGCGCTGTTCACACGCTGCCGGCAGGAGCCGACTTCATCATGTGCTACTCGGTGGCGGAAG GTTACTACTCGCATCGCGATACGGTGAACGGCTCGTGGTACATTCAGGACCTGTGCGAGCTGTTGAGGAAGTACGGCGACTCTCTGGAATTCACCGAACTCCTGACGCTTGTCAACCGCAAGGTATCGGCCAGGAGCGTTTGGGTTAGCAAGGACAGGGATTCCATCGGCAAAAAGCAGGTGCCCTGCTTCGCCTCCATGCTCACCAAAAAGCTCTTCTTCCGCCCCAAAAAGTAA
- the LOC133150823 gene encoding caspase-6-like isoform X4, with translation MQRRKRTPVAMDHTTVTDSKNLCVQNLTETDAFRSESLLDPAEEYKMEYRRRGQALIFNQERFFWRLGMNDRHGTNADRYNLEIRLKELNFEVKVYENYKNEEVLEIIHKAAEDNHSDVDCFVLVFLSHGEDEHVYTYDGKISIQHITSLFKGDQCPSLVGKPKIFIWQACRGDKHDEPVLACDSVDSELKTSEVVVDASAVHTLPAGADFIMCYSVAEGYYSHRDTVNGSWYIQDLCELLRKYGDSLEFTELLTLVNRKVSARSVWVSKDRDSIGKKQVPCFASMLTKKLFFRPKK, from the exons ATGCAGAGAAGGAAACGCA CGCCTGTTGCCATGGACCATACGACCGTCACAGACAGCAAGA aTCTATGCGTCCAGAATCTTACGGAGACGGATGCTTTCAGAAG CGAATCGCTTTTGGACCCCGCCGAGGAATACAAGATGGAATACAGACGACGAGGCCAGGCGCTCATTTTTAATCAGGAACGCTTCTTCTGGCGCCTCGGCATGAACGACCGGCACGGGACCAACGCTGACCGCTACAACCTGGAGATCAG GCTGAAGGAACTCAACTTTGAGGTGAAAGTTTACGAAAACTACAAAAACGAGGAAGTCCTGGAGATAATCCATAAAG CCGCCGAGGATAACCACTCGGATGTCGATTGCTTCGTGCTCGTTTTCCTGAGCCACGGCGAGGACGAGCACGTGTACACCTACGACGGCAAGATCAGCATCCAGCACATCACGTCGCTCTTCAAAGGAGACCAGTGCCCAAGCCTGGTCGGGAAGCCCAAAATCTTCATTTGGCAG GCGTGTCGCGGGGATAAACACGATGAGCCCGTGCTGGCTTGTGACTCCGTAGACAGCGAGTTGAAGACCAGCGAGGTGGTTGTCGACGCCAGCGCTGTTCACACGCTGCCGGCAGGAGCCGACTTCATCATGTGCTACTCGGTGGCGGAAG GTTACTACTCGCATCGCGATACGGTGAACGGCTCGTGGTACATTCAGGACCTGTGCGAGCTGTTGAGGAAGTACGGCGACTCTCTGGAATTCACCGAACTCCTGACGCTTGTCAACCGCAAGGTATCGGCCAGGAGCGTTTGGGTTAGCAAGGACAGGGATTCCATCGGCAAAAAGCAGGTGCCCTGCTTCGCCTCCATGCTCACCAAAAAGCTCTTCTTCCGCCCCAAAAAGTAA
- the LOC133150823 gene encoding caspase-6-like isoform X2 encodes MSRIGERCCPAPVAMDHTTVTDSKNLCVQNLTETDAFRSESLLDPAEEYKMEYRRRGQALIFNQERFFWRLGMNDRHGTNADRYNLEIRLKELNFEVKVYENYKNEEVLEIIHKAAEDNHSDVDCFVLVFLSHGEDEHVYTYDGKISIQHITSLFKGDQCPSLVGKPKIFIWQACRGDKHDEPVLACDSVDSELKTSEVVVDASAVHTLPAGADFIMCYSVAEGYYSHRDTVNGSWYIQDLCELLRKYGDSLEFTELLTLVNRKVSARSVWVSKDRDSIGKKQVPCFASMLTKKLFFRPKK; translated from the exons ATGTCCCGAATTGGAGAACGTTGTTGTCCAG CGCCTGTTGCCATGGACCATACGACCGTCACAGACAGCAAGA aTCTATGCGTCCAGAATCTTACGGAGACGGATGCTTTCAGAAG CGAATCGCTTTTGGACCCCGCCGAGGAATACAAGATGGAATACAGACGACGAGGCCAGGCGCTCATTTTTAATCAGGAACGCTTCTTCTGGCGCCTCGGCATGAACGACCGGCACGGGACCAACGCTGACCGCTACAACCTGGAGATCAG GCTGAAGGAACTCAACTTTGAGGTGAAAGTTTACGAAAACTACAAAAACGAGGAAGTCCTGGAGATAATCCATAAAG CCGCCGAGGATAACCACTCGGATGTCGATTGCTTCGTGCTCGTTTTCCTGAGCCACGGCGAGGACGAGCACGTGTACACCTACGACGGCAAGATCAGCATCCAGCACATCACGTCGCTCTTCAAAGGAGACCAGTGCCCAAGCCTGGTCGGGAAGCCCAAAATCTTCATTTGGCAG GCGTGTCGCGGGGATAAACACGATGAGCCCGTGCTGGCTTGTGACTCCGTAGACAGCGAGTTGAAGACCAGCGAGGTGGTTGTCGACGCCAGCGCTGTTCACACGCTGCCGGCAGGAGCCGACTTCATCATGTGCTACTCGGTGGCGGAAG GTTACTACTCGCATCGCGATACGGTGAACGGCTCGTGGTACATTCAGGACCTGTGCGAGCTGTTGAGGAAGTACGGCGACTCTCTGGAATTCACCGAACTCCTGACGCTTGTCAACCGCAAGGTATCGGCCAGGAGCGTTTGGGTTAGCAAGGACAGGGATTCCATCGGCAAAAAGCAGGTGCCCTGCTTCGCCTCCATGCTCACCAAAAAGCTCTTCTTCCGCCCCAAAAAGTAA
- the LOC133150823 gene encoding caspase-6-like isoform X1: MSRIGERCCPAAPVAMDHTTVTDSKNLCVQNLTETDAFRSESLLDPAEEYKMEYRRRGQALIFNQERFFWRLGMNDRHGTNADRYNLEIRLKELNFEVKVYENYKNEEVLEIIHKAAEDNHSDVDCFVLVFLSHGEDEHVYTYDGKISIQHITSLFKGDQCPSLVGKPKIFIWQACRGDKHDEPVLACDSVDSELKTSEVVVDASAVHTLPAGADFIMCYSVAEGYYSHRDTVNGSWYIQDLCELLRKYGDSLEFTELLTLVNRKVSARSVWVSKDRDSIGKKQVPCFASMLTKKLFFRPKK, encoded by the exons ATGTCCCGAATTGGAGAACGTTGTTGTCCAG CAGCGCCTGTTGCCATGGACCATACGACCGTCACAGACAGCAAGA aTCTATGCGTCCAGAATCTTACGGAGACGGATGCTTTCAGAAG CGAATCGCTTTTGGACCCCGCCGAGGAATACAAGATGGAATACAGACGACGAGGCCAGGCGCTCATTTTTAATCAGGAACGCTTCTTCTGGCGCCTCGGCATGAACGACCGGCACGGGACCAACGCTGACCGCTACAACCTGGAGATCAG GCTGAAGGAACTCAACTTTGAGGTGAAAGTTTACGAAAACTACAAAAACGAGGAAGTCCTGGAGATAATCCATAAAG CCGCCGAGGATAACCACTCGGATGTCGATTGCTTCGTGCTCGTTTTCCTGAGCCACGGCGAGGACGAGCACGTGTACACCTACGACGGCAAGATCAGCATCCAGCACATCACGTCGCTCTTCAAAGGAGACCAGTGCCCAAGCCTGGTCGGGAAGCCCAAAATCTTCATTTGGCAG GCGTGTCGCGGGGATAAACACGATGAGCCCGTGCTGGCTTGTGACTCCGTAGACAGCGAGTTGAAGACCAGCGAGGTGGTTGTCGACGCCAGCGCTGTTCACACGCTGCCGGCAGGAGCCGACTTCATCATGTGCTACTCGGTGGCGGAAG GTTACTACTCGCATCGCGATACGGTGAACGGCTCGTGGTACATTCAGGACCTGTGCGAGCTGTTGAGGAAGTACGGCGACTCTCTGGAATTCACCGAACTCCTGACGCTTGTCAACCGCAAGGTATCGGCCAGGAGCGTTTGGGTTAGCAAGGACAGGGATTCCATCGGCAAAAAGCAGGTGCCCTGCTTCGCCTCCATGCTCACCAAAAAGCTCTTCTTCCGCCCCAAAAAGTAA
- the LOC133150822 gene encoding calcium uniporter protein, mitochondrial-like isoform X2, whose product MASIVGKVAGRLWGLRLGARRPVICLHKVPLLGACQAVFCSTRPPPTALLMYKHGRLALEVPLTCRSETCLFFLRPMLMTVGNLIGELQREDPGATATVLSKDGERVAYNTLIEALLIDKHFKLVINNTVYNVHAPEQACKSSERALELDDMKHVVHLLHTALNLPEHQLLQERQLLERLDSLKQELSPLEKMKAQLSHTAELQTSRAVWTGLALLSVQGGALAWLTWWVYSWDVMEPVTYFVTYATSMGAFAYYVLTKEDYVYPGAKDRQFLQYFYKGASKKKFNVEKYNELKDELAQVEDDLKRLRNPTQLQLPIEQIQSKP is encoded by the exons ATGGCTTCGATAGTCGGCAAAGTTGCTGGGAGACTTTGGGGATTACGTCTCGGTGCTCGTCGTCCGGTGATATGTCTTCACAAG GTGCCTCTGCTTGGAGCTTGTCAGGCTGTGTTCTGCAGCACACGCCCGCCCCCTACAG CCTTGCTCATGTACAAGCACGGGCGCTTGGCTTTGGAGGTGCCGCTGACGTGCAGGAGCGAGACGTGCCTTTTCTTTCTGCGGCCCATGCTCATGACGGTGGGCAACCTGATCGGCGAGCTGCAAAGAGAAGACCCCGGCGCCACAGCCACCGTGCTTTCCAAAG ATGGTGAACGCGTAGCCTACAACACGCTGATAGAAGCCCTCCTGATAGACAAGCACTTCAAACTGGTCATCAACAACACGGTTTACAACGTCCACGCACCTGAGCAAG CGTGTAAGTCCAGCGAGCGCGCCCTGGAGCTGGACGACATGAAGCACGTGGTGCATCTTCTGCACACGGCTCTAAACCTGCCCGAGCATCAACTGCTTCAAGAGCGCCAACTGCTGGAGAGACTGGACAGCCTCAAACAGGAGTTGTCCCCTCTGGAGAAG ATGAAAGCGCAGCTGTCTCACACGGCCGAGTTGCAAACATCCAGGGCGGTTTGGACGGGCTTGGCGCTTTTGTCCGTGCAGGGCGGCGCTCTGGCCTGGCTCACATGGTGGGTGTACTCGTGGGACGTCATGGAGCCCGTCACTTATTTTGTGACGTACGCCACTAGCATGGGGGCTTTCGCCTACTATGTCCTCACAAAGGAG GATTATGTCTACCCTGGTGCTAAAGATAGACAGTTCCTGCAATACTTCTACAAGGGAGCTAGCAAGAAGAAGTTCAATGTGGAAAAGTACAATGaacttaaagatgagctggctCAA GTGGAGGATGACCTGAAACGCCTGCGTAATCCGACACAGCTTCAACTCCCCATCGAGCAGATCCAGTCCAAgccatga
- the LOC133150822 gene encoding calcium uniporter protein, mitochondrial-like isoform X1, protein MASIVGKVAGRLWGLRLGARRPVICLHKVPLLGACQAVFCSTRPPPTEALLMYKHGRLALEVPLTCRSETCLFFLRPMLMTVGNLIGELQREDPGATATVLSKDGERVAYNTLIEALLIDKHFKLVINNTVYNVHAPEQACKSSERALELDDMKHVVHLLHTALNLPEHQLLQERQLLERLDSLKQELSPLEKMKAQLSHTAELQTSRAVWTGLALLSVQGGALAWLTWWVYSWDVMEPVTYFVTYATSMGAFAYYVLTKEDYVYPGAKDRQFLQYFYKGASKKKFNVEKYNELKDELAQVEDDLKRLRNPTQLQLPIEQIQSKP, encoded by the exons ATGGCTTCGATAGTCGGCAAAGTTGCTGGGAGACTTTGGGGATTACGTCTCGGTGCTCGTCGTCCGGTGATATGTCTTCACAAG GTGCCTCTGCTTGGAGCTTGTCAGGCTGTGTTCTGCAGCACACGCCCGCCCCCTACAG AAGCCTTGCTCATGTACAAGCACGGGCGCTTGGCTTTGGAGGTGCCGCTGACGTGCAGGAGCGAGACGTGCCTTTTCTTTCTGCGGCCCATGCTCATGACGGTGGGCAACCTGATCGGCGAGCTGCAAAGAGAAGACCCCGGCGCCACAGCCACCGTGCTTTCCAAAG ATGGTGAACGCGTAGCCTACAACACGCTGATAGAAGCCCTCCTGATAGACAAGCACTTCAAACTGGTCATCAACAACACGGTTTACAACGTCCACGCACCTGAGCAAG CGTGTAAGTCCAGCGAGCGCGCCCTGGAGCTGGACGACATGAAGCACGTGGTGCATCTTCTGCACACGGCTCTAAACCTGCCCGAGCATCAACTGCTTCAAGAGCGCCAACTGCTGGAGAGACTGGACAGCCTCAAACAGGAGTTGTCCCCTCTGGAGAAG ATGAAAGCGCAGCTGTCTCACACGGCCGAGTTGCAAACATCCAGGGCGGTTTGGACGGGCTTGGCGCTTTTGTCCGTGCAGGGCGGCGCTCTGGCCTGGCTCACATGGTGGGTGTACTCGTGGGACGTCATGGAGCCCGTCACTTATTTTGTGACGTACGCCACTAGCATGGGGGCTTTCGCCTACTATGTCCTCACAAAGGAG GATTATGTCTACCCTGGTGCTAAAGATAGACAGTTCCTGCAATACTTCTACAAGGGAGCTAGCAAGAAGAAGTTCAATGTGGAAAAGTACAATGaacttaaagatgagctggctCAA GTGGAGGATGACCTGAAACGCCTGCGTAATCCGACACAGCTTCAACTCCCCATCGAGCAGATCCAGTCCAAgccatga